The Engystomops pustulosus chromosome 1, aEngPut4.maternal, whole genome shotgun sequence genome has a window encoding:
- the LOC140064165 gene encoding transducin-like enhancer protein 1 isoform X3: MECEKLATEKTEIQRHYVMYYEMSYGLNIEMHKQTEIAKRLNVICAQLVPFLAQEHQQQVVQAVERAKQVTMAELNAAIGHQLQAQHLSHHAPPIPLTPHPSSLQPPNLAAATSASSLLALSGVLGLQSQLAAKEGLTDSDHRDRDPGPSCVTLPNGERVRTLSDYLNSNKKRKTEEKDFGTDYGSDADRSEDNLVVDEDPASPHSVHSYSSRENGVDKPNLQRKDPPPASPNSMTSSSSVSPSRSKDLPTQVEKAGTPGLKSTTPNSQSDMSTPGPSGASASQFRPLSSKPAIDPLALGLRAPLGSQGAYPAAFSIAHPSVNAEGAGAYAGLHLMSPQINGAAAGTYGRSSLVGYDPHAHMRSLGAAIPGAASGKPAYSFHVSADGQMQPVPFPPDALIGSGIPRHARQLHTLNHGEVVCAVTISNSTRHVYTGGKGCVKVWDVGQPGTKTPVAQLDCLNRDNYIRSCKLLPDGRSLIVGGEASTLSIWDLASPTPRIKAELTSSAPACYALAISPDAKVCFSCCSDGNIVVWDLQNQTLVRQFQGHTDGASCIDISHDGTKLWTGGLDNTVRCWDLREGRQLQQHDFNSQIFSLGYCPTGEWLAVGMESSNVEVLHVSKPDKYQLHLHESCVLSLQFASCGKWFVSTGKDNLLNAWRTPYGASIFQSKESSSVLSCDVSTDDQFIVTGSGDKKATVYEVIY, translated from the exons ATGGAATGTGAGAAACTAGCAACCGAGAAGACAGAGATTCAAAGGCATTACGTCATG TATTATGAAATGTCTTACGGACTGAATATTGAAATGCACAAACAG ACTGAAATTGCCAAACGTCTGAATGTTATATGTGCCCAGTTGGTGCCCTTTCTGGCTCAAGAG cATCAACAGCAAGTGGTCCAGGCAGTTGAACGAGCTAAGCAAGTGACGATGGCAGAGTTAAATGCCGCCATTGGG CACCAGCTACAAGCTCAGCACCTGTCACACCATGCACCTCCTATTCCACTAACACCTCACCCATCTAGTTTGCAGCCTCCCAACTTGGCTGCTGCCACCAGTGCCTCCAGTCTGCTGGCCCTTTCTGGTGTTCTTGGCCTGCAGTCTCAACTTGCTGCAAAAGAGGGACTTACTGACTCAGACCACAGAG ACAGAGACCCAGGGCCT AGCTGTGTTACTCTTCCAAATGGGGAGCGCGTGCGAACATTATCAGATTACCTGAACAGCAATAAAAAACGAAAAACAGAGGAAAAAGATTTTGGAACAGATTAT GGTAGCGATGCAGACCGTAGTGAAGACAATCTTGTGGTGGATGAG GACCCTGCTTCACCTCATAGTGTCCACTCCTACTCCTCGCGAGAAAATGGTGTGGATAAACCCAACCTACAGAGAAAGGACCCTCCTCCAGCAAGTCCAAACTCCATGACGTCCTCTAGCAGCGTGTCCCCCTCCAGGAGCAAGGATCTTCCCACG CAAGTAGAAAAAGCTGGGACCCCAGGCCTGAAGTCTACCACTCCAAATTCCCAGAGTGATATGAGCACACCTGGTCCTAGCGGGGCTAGTGCTTCTCAATTCCGACCTCTCTCCAGTAAACCTGCTATTGATCCTCTAG CTTTAGGACTTCGGGCTCCTTTGGGATCACAGGGTGCCTATCCAGCAGCGTTTAGTATTGCTCATCCTTCTGTAAATGCTGAAGGAGCTGGGGCCTATGCTGGtcttcacctcatgtctccacagATCAAtggggctgctgctgggacatatgGAAGATCCTCTTTA GTTGGCTATGACCCCCATGCACACATGCGAAGTTTGGGAGCTGCTATTCCAGGAGCTGCATCTGGAAAACC AGCTTACTCCTTCCATGTCAGTGCAGATGGACAAATGCAGCCGGTCCCCTTTCCTCCTGATGCCCTCATTGGTTCTGGGATCCCCCGTCACGCTCGCCAGCTCCATACATTAAACCATGGGGAAGTggtctgtgctgtgaccataAGCAACTCTACGCGTCATGTCTACACTGGAGGCAAAGGTTGTGTAAAAGTGTGGGATGTTGGGCAACCAGGCACCAAGACTCCTGTGGCACAACTTGACTGCTTG AATCGTGACAACTATATCCGCTCCTGTAAACTTCTCCCAGACGGTCGCAGCCTTATTGTTGGGGGTGAGGCTAGCACTTTGTCTATATGGGACTTGGCCTCCCCAACTCCAAGGATAAAAGCAGAGCTCACCTCTTCAGCTCCCGCTTGCTATGCTCTTGCCATTAGCCCAGATGCCAAAGTCTGTTTCTCCTGCTGCTCTGATGGCAACATTGTAGTGTGGGACTTGCAGAACCAGACCCTTGTCAG aCAATTCCAGGGACACACAGACGGTGCCAGCTGTATAGATATTTCCCATGACGGCACCAAATTATGGACTGGTGGTCTAGACAATACAGTTCGCTGTTGGGACCTCAGAGAAGGCAGACAACTCCAACAGCATGACTTTAACTCTCAG ATCTTTTCCTTGGGTTACTGTCCTACGGGTGAATGGCTTGCTGTAGGCATGGAGAGCAGCAATGTTGAAGTATTACATGTTTCCAAACCTGATAAGTACCAGTTACATCTTCATGAAAGTTGTGTTCTGTCTCTGCAATTTGCTTCCTGTG GTAAATGGTTTGTAAGTACTGGCAAAGACAACTTGTTAAATGCCTGGAGGACACCATATGGAGCCAGCATTTTCCAG TCAAAAGAGTCTTCATCCGTTCTGAGCTGTGATGTTTCCACTGACGACCAGTTTATTGTCACGGGTTCTGGTGACAAGAAAGCCACAGTCTATGAGGTTATCTACTGA
- the LOC140064165 gene encoding transducin-like enhancer protein 1 isoform X1, which produces MFPQNRPPLSDVLLWKTTHLQASVAAGAASGPPQSLKLTYPETLDRIKEEFQFLQSQYHSLKMECEKLATEKTEIQRHYVMYYEMSYGLNIEMHKQTEIAKRLNVICAQLVPFLAQEHQQQVVQAVERAKQVTMAELNAAIGHQLQAQHLSHHAPPIPLTPHPSSLQPPNLAAATSASSLLALSGVLGLQSQLAAKEGLTDSDHRDRDPGPSCVTLPNGERVRTLSDYLNSNKKRKTEEKDFGTDYGSDADRSEDNLVVDEDPASPHSVHSYSSRENGVDKPNLQRKDPPPASPNSMTSSSSVSPSRSKDLPTQVEKAGTPGLKSTTPNSQSDMSTPGPSGASASQFRPLSSKPAIDPLALGLRAPLGSQGAYPAAFSIAHPSVNAEGAGAYAGLHLMSPQINGAAAGTYGRSSLVGYDPHAHMRSLGAAIPGAASGKPAYSFHVSADGQMQPVPFPPDALIGSGIPRHARQLHTLNHGEVVCAVTISNSTRHVYTGGKGCVKVWDVGQPGTKTPVAQLDCLNRDNYIRSCKLLPDGRSLIVGGEASTLSIWDLASPTPRIKAELTSSAPACYALAISPDAKVCFSCCSDGNIVVWDLQNQTLVRQFQGHTDGASCIDISHDGTKLWTGGLDNTVRCWDLREGRQLQQHDFNSQIFSLGYCPTGEWLAVGMESSNVEVLHVSKPDKYQLHLHESCVLSLQFASCGKWFVSTGKDNLLNAWRTPYGASIFQSKESSSVLSCDVSTDDQFIVTGSGDKKATVYEVIY; this is translated from the exons tttaaaGATGGAATGTGAGAAACTAGCAACCGAGAAGACAGAGATTCAAAGGCATTACGTCATG TATTATGAAATGTCTTACGGACTGAATATTGAAATGCACAAACAG ACTGAAATTGCCAAACGTCTGAATGTTATATGTGCCCAGTTGGTGCCCTTTCTGGCTCAAGAG cATCAACAGCAAGTGGTCCAGGCAGTTGAACGAGCTAAGCAAGTGACGATGGCAGAGTTAAATGCCGCCATTGGG CACCAGCTACAAGCTCAGCACCTGTCACACCATGCACCTCCTATTCCACTAACACCTCACCCATCTAGTTTGCAGCCTCCCAACTTGGCTGCTGCCACCAGTGCCTCCAGTCTGCTGGCCCTTTCTGGTGTTCTTGGCCTGCAGTCTCAACTTGCTGCAAAAGAGGGACTTACTGACTCAGACCACAGAG ACAGAGACCCAGGGCCT AGCTGTGTTACTCTTCCAAATGGGGAGCGCGTGCGAACATTATCAGATTACCTGAACAGCAATAAAAAACGAAAAACAGAGGAAAAAGATTTTGGAACAGATTAT GGTAGCGATGCAGACCGTAGTGAAGACAATCTTGTGGTGGATGAG GACCCTGCTTCACCTCATAGTGTCCACTCCTACTCCTCGCGAGAAAATGGTGTGGATAAACCCAACCTACAGAGAAAGGACCCTCCTCCAGCAAGTCCAAACTCCATGACGTCCTCTAGCAGCGTGTCCCCCTCCAGGAGCAAGGATCTTCCCACG CAAGTAGAAAAAGCTGGGACCCCAGGCCTGAAGTCTACCACTCCAAATTCCCAGAGTGATATGAGCACACCTGGTCCTAGCGGGGCTAGTGCTTCTCAATTCCGACCTCTCTCCAGTAAACCTGCTATTGATCCTCTAG CTTTAGGACTTCGGGCTCCTTTGGGATCACAGGGTGCCTATCCAGCAGCGTTTAGTATTGCTCATCCTTCTGTAAATGCTGAAGGAGCTGGGGCCTATGCTGGtcttcacctcatgtctccacagATCAAtggggctgctgctgggacatatgGAAGATCCTCTTTA GTTGGCTATGACCCCCATGCACACATGCGAAGTTTGGGAGCTGCTATTCCAGGAGCTGCATCTGGAAAACC AGCTTACTCCTTCCATGTCAGTGCAGATGGACAAATGCAGCCGGTCCCCTTTCCTCCTGATGCCCTCATTGGTTCTGGGATCCCCCGTCACGCTCGCCAGCTCCATACATTAAACCATGGGGAAGTggtctgtgctgtgaccataAGCAACTCTACGCGTCATGTCTACACTGGAGGCAAAGGTTGTGTAAAAGTGTGGGATGTTGGGCAACCAGGCACCAAGACTCCTGTGGCACAACTTGACTGCTTG AATCGTGACAACTATATCCGCTCCTGTAAACTTCTCCCAGACGGTCGCAGCCTTATTGTTGGGGGTGAGGCTAGCACTTTGTCTATATGGGACTTGGCCTCCCCAACTCCAAGGATAAAAGCAGAGCTCACCTCTTCAGCTCCCGCTTGCTATGCTCTTGCCATTAGCCCAGATGCCAAAGTCTGTTTCTCCTGCTGCTCTGATGGCAACATTGTAGTGTGGGACTTGCAGAACCAGACCCTTGTCAG aCAATTCCAGGGACACACAGACGGTGCCAGCTGTATAGATATTTCCCATGACGGCACCAAATTATGGACTGGTGGTCTAGACAATACAGTTCGCTGTTGGGACCTCAGAGAAGGCAGACAACTCCAACAGCATGACTTTAACTCTCAG ATCTTTTCCTTGGGTTACTGTCCTACGGGTGAATGGCTTGCTGTAGGCATGGAGAGCAGCAATGTTGAAGTATTACATGTTTCCAAACCTGATAAGTACCAGTTACATCTTCATGAAAGTTGTGTTCTGTCTCTGCAATTTGCTTCCTGTG GTAAATGGTTTGTAAGTACTGGCAAAGACAACTTGTTAAATGCCTGGAGGACACCATATGGAGCCAGCATTTTCCAG TCAAAAGAGTCTTCATCCGTTCTGAGCTGTGATGTTTCCACTGACGACCAGTTTATTGTCACGGGTTCTGGTGACAAGAAAGCCACAGTCTATGAGGTTATCTACTGA
- the LOC140064165 gene encoding transducin-like enhancer protein 1 isoform X2 produces the protein MFPQNRPPTHLQASVAAGAASGPPQSLKLTYPETLDRIKEEFQFLQSQYHSLKMECEKLATEKTEIQRHYVMYYEMSYGLNIEMHKQTEIAKRLNVICAQLVPFLAQEHQQQVVQAVERAKQVTMAELNAAIGHQLQAQHLSHHAPPIPLTPHPSSLQPPNLAAATSASSLLALSGVLGLQSQLAAKEGLTDSDHRDRDPGPSCVTLPNGERVRTLSDYLNSNKKRKTEEKDFGTDYGSDADRSEDNLVVDEDPASPHSVHSYSSRENGVDKPNLQRKDPPPASPNSMTSSSSVSPSRSKDLPTQVEKAGTPGLKSTTPNSQSDMSTPGPSGASASQFRPLSSKPAIDPLALGLRAPLGSQGAYPAAFSIAHPSVNAEGAGAYAGLHLMSPQINGAAAGTYGRSSLVGYDPHAHMRSLGAAIPGAASGKPAYSFHVSADGQMQPVPFPPDALIGSGIPRHARQLHTLNHGEVVCAVTISNSTRHVYTGGKGCVKVWDVGQPGTKTPVAQLDCLNRDNYIRSCKLLPDGRSLIVGGEASTLSIWDLASPTPRIKAELTSSAPACYALAISPDAKVCFSCCSDGNIVVWDLQNQTLVRQFQGHTDGASCIDISHDGTKLWTGGLDNTVRCWDLREGRQLQQHDFNSQIFSLGYCPTGEWLAVGMESSNVEVLHVSKPDKYQLHLHESCVLSLQFASCGKWFVSTGKDNLLNAWRTPYGASIFQSKESSSVLSCDVSTDDQFIVTGSGDKKATVYEVIY, from the exons tttaaaGATGGAATGTGAGAAACTAGCAACCGAGAAGACAGAGATTCAAAGGCATTACGTCATG TATTATGAAATGTCTTACGGACTGAATATTGAAATGCACAAACAG ACTGAAATTGCCAAACGTCTGAATGTTATATGTGCCCAGTTGGTGCCCTTTCTGGCTCAAGAG cATCAACAGCAAGTGGTCCAGGCAGTTGAACGAGCTAAGCAAGTGACGATGGCAGAGTTAAATGCCGCCATTGGG CACCAGCTACAAGCTCAGCACCTGTCACACCATGCACCTCCTATTCCACTAACACCTCACCCATCTAGTTTGCAGCCTCCCAACTTGGCTGCTGCCACCAGTGCCTCCAGTCTGCTGGCCCTTTCTGGTGTTCTTGGCCTGCAGTCTCAACTTGCTGCAAAAGAGGGACTTACTGACTCAGACCACAGAG ACAGAGACCCAGGGCCT AGCTGTGTTACTCTTCCAAATGGGGAGCGCGTGCGAACATTATCAGATTACCTGAACAGCAATAAAAAACGAAAAACAGAGGAAAAAGATTTTGGAACAGATTAT GGTAGCGATGCAGACCGTAGTGAAGACAATCTTGTGGTGGATGAG GACCCTGCTTCACCTCATAGTGTCCACTCCTACTCCTCGCGAGAAAATGGTGTGGATAAACCCAACCTACAGAGAAAGGACCCTCCTCCAGCAAGTCCAAACTCCATGACGTCCTCTAGCAGCGTGTCCCCCTCCAGGAGCAAGGATCTTCCCACG CAAGTAGAAAAAGCTGGGACCCCAGGCCTGAAGTCTACCACTCCAAATTCCCAGAGTGATATGAGCACACCTGGTCCTAGCGGGGCTAGTGCTTCTCAATTCCGACCTCTCTCCAGTAAACCTGCTATTGATCCTCTAG CTTTAGGACTTCGGGCTCCTTTGGGATCACAGGGTGCCTATCCAGCAGCGTTTAGTATTGCTCATCCTTCTGTAAATGCTGAAGGAGCTGGGGCCTATGCTGGtcttcacctcatgtctccacagATCAAtggggctgctgctgggacatatgGAAGATCCTCTTTA GTTGGCTATGACCCCCATGCACACATGCGAAGTTTGGGAGCTGCTATTCCAGGAGCTGCATCTGGAAAACC AGCTTACTCCTTCCATGTCAGTGCAGATGGACAAATGCAGCCGGTCCCCTTTCCTCCTGATGCCCTCATTGGTTCTGGGATCCCCCGTCACGCTCGCCAGCTCCATACATTAAACCATGGGGAAGTggtctgtgctgtgaccataAGCAACTCTACGCGTCATGTCTACACTGGAGGCAAAGGTTGTGTAAAAGTGTGGGATGTTGGGCAACCAGGCACCAAGACTCCTGTGGCACAACTTGACTGCTTG AATCGTGACAACTATATCCGCTCCTGTAAACTTCTCCCAGACGGTCGCAGCCTTATTGTTGGGGGTGAGGCTAGCACTTTGTCTATATGGGACTTGGCCTCCCCAACTCCAAGGATAAAAGCAGAGCTCACCTCTTCAGCTCCCGCTTGCTATGCTCTTGCCATTAGCCCAGATGCCAAAGTCTGTTTCTCCTGCTGCTCTGATGGCAACATTGTAGTGTGGGACTTGCAGAACCAGACCCTTGTCAG aCAATTCCAGGGACACACAGACGGTGCCAGCTGTATAGATATTTCCCATGACGGCACCAAATTATGGACTGGTGGTCTAGACAATACAGTTCGCTGTTGGGACCTCAGAGAAGGCAGACAACTCCAACAGCATGACTTTAACTCTCAG ATCTTTTCCTTGGGTTACTGTCCTACGGGTGAATGGCTTGCTGTAGGCATGGAGAGCAGCAATGTTGAAGTATTACATGTTTCCAAACCTGATAAGTACCAGTTACATCTTCATGAAAGTTGTGTTCTGTCTCTGCAATTTGCTTCCTGTG GTAAATGGTTTGTAAGTACTGGCAAAGACAACTTGTTAAATGCCTGGAGGACACCATATGGAGCCAGCATTTTCCAG TCAAAAGAGTCTTCATCCGTTCTGAGCTGTGATGTTTCCACTGACGACCAGTTTATTGTCACGGGTTCTGGTGACAAGAAAGCCACAGTCTATGAGGTTATCTACTGA